The Anas platyrhynchos isolate ZD024472 breed Pekin duck chromosome Z, IASCAAS_PekinDuck_T2T, whole genome shotgun sequence genome includes a window with the following:
- the LOC119714600 gene encoding maestro heat-like repeat-containing protein family member 7 isoform X2: MGECMSCVAPRQNDADDLPLAGLLLVIPKILDAEKDSGSAAYSMWETHVLQRDNVSAVSILSLAPKDMEDYDYFWAVLTGTKMEEDWKLKFLASIRTICSNTVQKRYMYLPCDMLGVEEKMQLPESSSDHLRTLMLLGWQAAYAISERSKENLALLSQHLGPCINAIGSLASTRERGSLDASLYAEILKSLDSVLEVLVCTSSDYTAAMLEIILQALLPFTRSENVAKRRYAVGRIASLSEVLIPSSLMQDSFRNRVGTVRVRTFQTKPVPLLGQLMGCLTLCCAEKDKDISCGSAEALHAFHRIVMVRQSHFMTPTYPYLFLERECPSTFRPKDAANELTVFGSFLFPVERTNFILTILEGMTHPRVSDKKVVARVLDMITDSDMEEVPRVMRIIHDCLATVRKESLLDILKRTLFQITSLHPGHAVQGLLEVFPWCDRVATAMWQTMVSEPCVAEDVLRNLLKQRIGPEHDVFGSPHSCVRSWAVTSAMNKIFQLPSSKNIALLLFHKLYIAVLFQISFIHECTLQDFSSGSSQMGECVWPSGSFLRTAVMTMRALFQHLGGATLVEDIQMQGGWDRLLRHETFHTGVAVLTRALGSKAPLFGASVFEEAVVRLWQRQKHEEITAMAVFTELLDCVDFEQLVDNCIPHLLHSHLRSQSSVLRRMAVTSLVTLSTRPKLAVTLQDLLPEVMQQLQDANSDINMQAMTVLRNTLRLADGQVAGPIALQLPDRLLPLFDNESSCMRELSILLCKDAMEVAEGTHKMEMKKQVHRTVLPLFFHLHDQNQHVAEASREALLGAAKLLKWKQLRNLLETAQPQRIGECLLVGHSSRVDDYLSQSLQYLRSPQEPLQEAAIRFIALRSMEGNSSPSVSSLVTETILVLRTSSTFSLQALRYRLRRVWERRPRVPRAGWLRCCSCAQC, translated from the exons ATGGGAGAGTGCATGAGTTGTGTGGCTCCTCGCCAAAACGATGCTGACGATCTTCCCCTGGCGGGGCTGCTATTAGTTATCCCCAAGATCCTGGACGCTGAGAAGGATAGCGGATCTGCTGCATATTCTATGTGGGAGACCCATGTGCTTCAGAGGG ATAATGTTTCTGCTGTCTCCATCTTGTCTCTGGCGCCCAAGGACATGGAAGACTATGACTACTTCTGGGCTGTTCTCACTGGCACCAAAATG gAAGAGGACTGGAAGCTGAAGTTTCTGGCCTCGATCCGCACCATCTGCAGCAACACGGTGCAGAAGAGATACATGTACCTGCCCTGTGACATGCTGGGAGTGGAGGAGAAG ATGCAACTGCCTGAGTCTTCCTCCGACCACCTGCGCACTCTGATGCTCCTGGGCTGGCAAGCTGCGTATGCCATCAGTGAAAGGAG CAAAGAGAACCTAGCACTGCTGTCACAGCACCTCGGCCCCTGCATCAACGCCATCGGCTCTCTTGCTTCAACGAGGGAGAGGGGCAGTCTGGATGCTTCACTTTATGCTGAG ATTCTGAAATCTCTGGACAGCGTGCTGGAAGTGCTGGTGTGTACTTCGTCGGACTACACTGCTGCTATGCTGGAGATCATCTTGCAG GCCCTGCTGCCCTTCACAAGATCCGAGAATGTGGCAAAGCGTCGGTATGCCGTGGGGAGGATTGCCAGTCTGAGCGAGGTGCTGATCCCCAGTTCTCTGATGCAG GACTCGTTCAGAAACAGAGTGGGCACGGTCAGAGTTCGCACCTTCCAGACGAAGCCTGTGCCACTCCTGGGGCAGCTGATGGGGTGCCTCACCCTGTGCTGCGCCGAGAAGGACAAGGACATCAGCTGTGGGTCTGCAGAGGCTCTTCACGCCTTCCACAGGATCGTGATGGTGCGACAGA GCCACTTCATGACACCTACCTATCCGTATCTCTTTCTGGAGCGGGAATGCCCAAGCACCTTCCGGCCCAAGGACGCTGCTAACGAGCTGACG GTATTTGGCAGCTTCCTCTTCCCCGTCGAGAGGACGAACTTCATCCTCACCATCTTGGAGGGCATGACACACCCCAGGGTCTCCGACAAAAAGGTGGTTGCCCGTGTGTTGGATATGATCACAGACTCAGACATGGAGGAG GTGCCACGGGTCATGCGGATCATCCATGACTGCCTGGCGACGGTCAGAAAGGAATCACTCCTGGACATCCTGAAGAGGACCCTTTTCCAGATCACCTCCTTGCACCCTGGGCACGCGGTCCAGGGCCTGCTGGAGGTCTTCCCGTGGTGCGACAG GGTTGCCACGGCCATGTGGCAGACGATGGTCTCCGAGCCCTGCGTTGCAGAGGACGTGCTGAGAAACCTGCTGAAGCAACGCATAGGGCCTGAGCACGATGTCTTTGGCTCACCCCACAGCTGTGTCCGTTCCTGGGCT GTAACCAGCGCCATGAACAAGATCTTCCAGCTGCCCTCCAGCAAGAACATTGCGCTGTTACTTTTCCACAAGCTCTACATTGCCGTGCTCTTCCAGATCTCCTTCATCCATGAGTGCACACTGCAGGACTTCAGCAGCGGCAGCAGTCAGATGGGGGAGTGCGTGTGGCCTTCAGGCAGCTTTCTCAG GACTGCGGTGATGACCATGAGAGCTCTTTTCCAACACCTGGGGGGTGCCACTTTGGTTGAAGACATCCAGATGCAGGGTGGCTGGGACAGGCTTTTAAGACATGAGACCTTCCACACAGGTGTTGCTGTGCTGACTAG GGCTCTGGGAAGCAAAGCACCGCTCTTTGGTGCCTCGGTGTTTGAAGAGGCAGTCGTACGTCTCTGGCAGAGACAGAAGCATGAGGAGATCACCGCCATGGCTGTCTTCACGGAG TTGCTGGACTGTGTAGACTTTGAGCAGCTTGTTGATAACTGCATCCCGCACCTTCTTCATTCACACCTGCGCAGTCAGTCCTCGGTGCTGCGTAGGATGGCGGTTACAAGCCTCGTCACGCTGTCTACGAGACCCAAGCTG GCAGTAACTCTGCAAGACCTGCTGCCAGAGGTCATGCAGCAACTGCAGGATGCCAACAGCGACATCAATATGCAGGCCATGACTGTCCTCCGCAACACTCTGCGCCTAGCAGATGGGCAAGTGGCTGGCCCCATCgctctgcagctgcctgacAGGCTCCTGCCCCTCTTTGACAAC GAGTCCAGCTGCATGAGAGAGCTCTCCATCCTTCTCTGCAAGGACGCCATGGAGGTTGCAGAGGGCACCCATAAGATGGAGATGAAGAAGCAAGTGCACAGGACCGTCCTCCCCCTCTTCTTCCACCTGCATGACCAGAACCAGCATGTGGCTGAG gcctCTCGGGAAGCCCTCCTTGGTGCTGCCAAGCTCCTGAAGTGGAAGCAGCTCAGGAACCTGCTGGAGACAGCGCAGCCACAGAGGATTGGCGAGTGCCTG CTGGtggggcacagcagcagagtgGATGACTACCTGTCCCAGAGCCTGCAATACCTGCggagcccccaggagcccctGCAAGAGGCGGCCATCAGGTTCATTG CCCTGAGAAGCATGGAGGGCAACAGCAGCCCTTCGGTCTCCTCCCTGGTGACTGAAACCATCCTGGTCCTGAGAACTTCCTCCACATTCAGCCTGCAAGCACTACGTTACCGGCTCCGGAGGGTGTGGGAGAGGAGGCCCCGTGTCCCGAGAGCTGGCTGGCTacgctgctgcagctgtgctcagTGCTGA
- the LOC119714600 gene encoding maestro heat-like repeat-containing protein family member 7 isoform X1, which translates to MGECMSCVAPRQNDADDLPLAGLLLVIPKILDAEKDSGSAAYSMWETHVLQRDNVSAVSILSLAPKDMEDYDYFWAVLTGTKMEEDWKLKFLASIRTICSNTVQKRYMYLPCDMLGVEEKMQLPESSSDHLRTLMLLGWQAAYAISERSKENLALLSQHLGPCINAIGSLASTRERGSLDASLYAEILKSLDSVLEVLVCTSSDYTAAMLEIILQALLPFTRSENVAKRRYAVGRIASLSEVLIPSSLMQDSFRNRVGTVRVRTFQTKPVPLLGQLMGCLTLCCAEKDKDISCGSAEALHAFHRIVMVRQSHFMTPTYPYLFLERECPSTFRPKDAANELTVFGSFLFPVERTNFILTILEGMTHPRVSDKKVVARVLDMITDSDMEEVPRVMRIIHDCLATVRKESLLDILKRTLFQITSLHPGHAVQGLLEVFPWCDRVATAMWQTMVSEPCVAEDVLRNLLKQRIGPEHDVFGSPHSCVRSWAVTSAMNKIFQLPSSKNIALLLFHKLYIAVLFQISFIHECTLQDFSSGSSQMGECVWPSGSFLRTAVMTMRALFQHLGGATLVEDIQMQGGWDRLLRHETFHTGVAVLTRALGSKAPLFGASVFEEAVVRLWQRQKHEEITAMAVFTELLDCVDFEQLVDNCIPHLLHSHLRSQSSVLRRMAVTSLVTLSTRPKLAVTLQDLLPEVMQQLQDANSDINMQAMTVLRNTLRLADGQVAGPIALQLPDRLLPLFDNESSCMRELSILLCKDAMEVAEGTHKMEMKKQVHRTVLPLFFHLHDQNQHVAEASREALLGAAKLLKWKQLRNLLETAQPQRIGECLLVGHSSRVDDYLSQSLQYLRSPQEPLQEAAIRFIGLAGQHLVDGREEKLKIIEALRSMEGNSSPSVSSLVTETILVLRTSSTFSLQALRYRLRRVWERRPRVPRAGWLRCCSCAQC; encoded by the exons ATGGGAGAGTGCATGAGTTGTGTGGCTCCTCGCCAAAACGATGCTGACGATCTTCCCCTGGCGGGGCTGCTATTAGTTATCCCCAAGATCCTGGACGCTGAGAAGGATAGCGGATCTGCTGCATATTCTATGTGGGAGACCCATGTGCTTCAGAGGG ATAATGTTTCTGCTGTCTCCATCTTGTCTCTGGCGCCCAAGGACATGGAAGACTATGACTACTTCTGGGCTGTTCTCACTGGCACCAAAATG gAAGAGGACTGGAAGCTGAAGTTTCTGGCCTCGATCCGCACCATCTGCAGCAACACGGTGCAGAAGAGATACATGTACCTGCCCTGTGACATGCTGGGAGTGGAGGAGAAG ATGCAACTGCCTGAGTCTTCCTCCGACCACCTGCGCACTCTGATGCTCCTGGGCTGGCAAGCTGCGTATGCCATCAGTGAAAGGAG CAAAGAGAACCTAGCACTGCTGTCACAGCACCTCGGCCCCTGCATCAACGCCATCGGCTCTCTTGCTTCAACGAGGGAGAGGGGCAGTCTGGATGCTTCACTTTATGCTGAG ATTCTGAAATCTCTGGACAGCGTGCTGGAAGTGCTGGTGTGTACTTCGTCGGACTACACTGCTGCTATGCTGGAGATCATCTTGCAG GCCCTGCTGCCCTTCACAAGATCCGAGAATGTGGCAAAGCGTCGGTATGCCGTGGGGAGGATTGCCAGTCTGAGCGAGGTGCTGATCCCCAGTTCTCTGATGCAG GACTCGTTCAGAAACAGAGTGGGCACGGTCAGAGTTCGCACCTTCCAGACGAAGCCTGTGCCACTCCTGGGGCAGCTGATGGGGTGCCTCACCCTGTGCTGCGCCGAGAAGGACAAGGACATCAGCTGTGGGTCTGCAGAGGCTCTTCACGCCTTCCACAGGATCGTGATGGTGCGACAGA GCCACTTCATGACACCTACCTATCCGTATCTCTTTCTGGAGCGGGAATGCCCAAGCACCTTCCGGCCCAAGGACGCTGCTAACGAGCTGACG GTATTTGGCAGCTTCCTCTTCCCCGTCGAGAGGACGAACTTCATCCTCACCATCTTGGAGGGCATGACACACCCCAGGGTCTCCGACAAAAAGGTGGTTGCCCGTGTGTTGGATATGATCACAGACTCAGACATGGAGGAG GTGCCACGGGTCATGCGGATCATCCATGACTGCCTGGCGACGGTCAGAAAGGAATCACTCCTGGACATCCTGAAGAGGACCCTTTTCCAGATCACCTCCTTGCACCCTGGGCACGCGGTCCAGGGCCTGCTGGAGGTCTTCCCGTGGTGCGACAG GGTTGCCACGGCCATGTGGCAGACGATGGTCTCCGAGCCCTGCGTTGCAGAGGACGTGCTGAGAAACCTGCTGAAGCAACGCATAGGGCCTGAGCACGATGTCTTTGGCTCACCCCACAGCTGTGTCCGTTCCTGGGCT GTAACCAGCGCCATGAACAAGATCTTCCAGCTGCCCTCCAGCAAGAACATTGCGCTGTTACTTTTCCACAAGCTCTACATTGCCGTGCTCTTCCAGATCTCCTTCATCCATGAGTGCACACTGCAGGACTTCAGCAGCGGCAGCAGTCAGATGGGGGAGTGCGTGTGGCCTTCAGGCAGCTTTCTCAG GACTGCGGTGATGACCATGAGAGCTCTTTTCCAACACCTGGGGGGTGCCACTTTGGTTGAAGACATCCAGATGCAGGGTGGCTGGGACAGGCTTTTAAGACATGAGACCTTCCACACAGGTGTTGCTGTGCTGACTAG GGCTCTGGGAAGCAAAGCACCGCTCTTTGGTGCCTCGGTGTTTGAAGAGGCAGTCGTACGTCTCTGGCAGAGACAGAAGCATGAGGAGATCACCGCCATGGCTGTCTTCACGGAG TTGCTGGACTGTGTAGACTTTGAGCAGCTTGTTGATAACTGCATCCCGCACCTTCTTCATTCACACCTGCGCAGTCAGTCCTCGGTGCTGCGTAGGATGGCGGTTACAAGCCTCGTCACGCTGTCTACGAGACCCAAGCTG GCAGTAACTCTGCAAGACCTGCTGCCAGAGGTCATGCAGCAACTGCAGGATGCCAACAGCGACATCAATATGCAGGCCATGACTGTCCTCCGCAACACTCTGCGCCTAGCAGATGGGCAAGTGGCTGGCCCCATCgctctgcagctgcctgacAGGCTCCTGCCCCTCTTTGACAAC GAGTCCAGCTGCATGAGAGAGCTCTCCATCCTTCTCTGCAAGGACGCCATGGAGGTTGCAGAGGGCACCCATAAGATGGAGATGAAGAAGCAAGTGCACAGGACCGTCCTCCCCCTCTTCTTCCACCTGCATGACCAGAACCAGCATGTGGCTGAG gcctCTCGGGAAGCCCTCCTTGGTGCTGCCAAGCTCCTGAAGTGGAAGCAGCTCAGGAACCTGCTGGAGACAGCGCAGCCACAGAGGATTGGCGAGTGCCTG CTGGtggggcacagcagcagagtgGATGACTACCTGTCCCAGAGCCTGCAATACCTGCggagcccccaggagcccctGCAAGAGGCGGCCATCAGGTTCATTG GGCTTGCCGGGCAGCACTTGGTGGATGGGCGCGAGGAGAAGCTCAAGATCATCGagg CCCTGAGAAGCATGGAGGGCAACAGCAGCCCTTCGGTCTCCTCCCTGGTGACTGAAACCATCCTGGTCCTGAGAACTTCCTCCACATTCAGCCTGCAAGCACTACGTTACCGGCTCCGGAGGGTGTGGGAGAGGAGGCCCCGTGTCCCGAGAGCTGGCTGGCTacgctgctgcagctgtgctcagTGCTGA